The Priestia megaterium NBRC 15308 = ATCC 14581 region TAAACAGAATAATACCAATAAATGCAATAATCCCCATGATCGTAATAGCTCCAAACGAAGCTCTCCAGCCTAAGTGTTGCCCAATGAATGTTCCCACAGGAACGCCGATGATATTTGCAATGGTTAAACCTGCCATCATCGTTGCGACAGCACTTGCACGTTTATGAGGTTGTACGAGCCGTGAAGCAATAACAGCGCCTACTCCAAAGAAAGTACCGTGACATAATGCCGTAACTAAACGAGCTCCCATTAAAATTCCATAGCTGGGTGCAACAATAGCAATTGCATTTCCGAGAATAAACAAAAGCATAAGTAAACAAAGCAGAAGCTTTTGAGGAAGTCGATGAGTAAAAATAGTTAAAATTGGCGCGCCGATTGCTACTCCTAAAGCATAGCTTGTAATTAGCTGTCCAGCAGTCGAAATGCTAACATGAAGGTCTTCCGCAACGTTAGGCAGTATCCCCATAATAACAAATTCCGTCATTCCAATGGCAAAAGCTCCAAGAGTCAATGAGATGAGAGCAATTGGAAAGGAATCTTTCTTACTGACCTGCTCATTAGCATGCATTGTATTCATGTGTGATCACCCTTTCTGTGTATAAAATTTATATCTCCTTGAAAAGAAGTCAATTATTAATAATACTTAAGTGATGGAGCTTTGACAACCAAAAAAGCTGATGTAAGCGGTATCTTTCGGGATTTCTATTTATCTTTATCATATATGAAGACAGTCAGACATAAATTTATTGACAGAATAAAGTTTAGTCCTATAAACTATTTTTAAAGTTGAATAGTTTATACCTATAAACTAAATGAGTAAAGGAGGGAAAGAAGTGACGAAAAGCAAGTTATATCAAGCTGTAGAACTTTTTGAAGAAGTGCTGTTTGTAGGAACAGAAGTAATTCACAGAGAGCTTAGCCATAACCTCTTCGAACATGTCTCTAGGCAGCAGTTTGATTTGTTAAATAGTTTAATGATTAAAGGTCCATCTTCACCAGGCAGTCTTGCTGTCTTGCAAGGTGTTCATAAAAGTGCCATTTCGAATCGAATTAAAAAACTGCTCGAAAAAGGGCTTGTGGAGTGGGACACTAACGAACTAGAGAGCGATAAACGTTCTAAGCTTATTAAGATTACGGCTGAAGGAGAAAAGGTAATAAATGACGGAAATGCCGCGTGTTTTAGTATCATTGAGAATTTGTTTGATGATGTAGAAGAAGAAAAAATAGATACATTTATTGAAATTCTTACAATGGCAAAAGAAAAGTTAACTATAAAAGGGGAAAGCAAAAAATGAAATTTATTGTGAAATTTAAGTGGGTGATTGCGGCCTTTATTTTAGCTTTAACGGTTATATTGATGCTAACGTCACCAAATTTAACAAAGCTCGCAAGTGAAAAAGGACAGTCTCAGCTTCCCGACGATGCCGTTTCATCTAGAGCCAGCCAAATTCTAAAAAATGCTGGAGAAGATAGTAATACCATTAGCATGGTTATCAAGTTAGATAACGCATTAGATAAAGATAGTGAGAAACAAATACAGAAAATCATTGATAAGACAGAGAAAATTAAAGGTGTAAAAGATGTCACAACGCCTTTAACAGATGATCAAGATGTTCGTAATCAATTAATGTCTAAAGACAAAAAAACCGTTTTAGTTCCGGTTACTGTCAGTGGATCGGATGAAAAAGTTGAAAAAATAGCGAATCAGATTTATGATAGCGTGCCAAAAGACACTACGGCATATGTAACAGGTGCATCTCTTATTAATCAGGATTTTGCACACAGTTCAGAAGAAGGGTTAAAGAAAACCGAGTTTATTACTATCTTTTTGATTTTAGGTTTGCTTTTACTCGTTTTCCGTTCAGTCGTGACACCGTTTATTCCTATTTTAATTGTGGGAATCACATACTTAATCAGTCAATCGTTACTAGGGATTTTAGTTAAAAATGTCGATTTTCCAATCTCAACGTTCACGCAAACGTTCTTAGTAGCTATTTTGTTTGGAATTGGTACGGATTACTGCATTCTTTTACTTAACCGTTTCCGTGAAGAGTTGGCAAACGGACATGATAAAGCAGAGGCCACGATCACGGCTTATCGTACAGCAGGAAGAACGCTATTTATCAGCGGAATTGCCGTATTTATTGGGTTTGCAGCCATTGGATTTGCCAAGTTTGCCATTTTCCAGTCGGCTGTCGGGGTAGCAGTGGGCGTAGGTGTACTGCTAGTCATTTTATTTACTCTGCTTCCACTTTTTATGGTTACGCTTGGAGAAAAATTATTTTGGCCGTCTAAAAAAGTGGCTTCTCATAGCGATAATAAGCTGTGGGGCTTTTTAGGAAAAAAGGCGGTGGCGCGACCGTTCGTGTTTTTAGTCATTACAGCGATTATTACCGTGCCTTTTATTGTAACGTACGACTCAAAAGTATCGTTTGATTCTACTGCTGAAATAAGCAGTGAGTATAAATCTATAAAAGGACTAAATGCTATCAGTGATGCACTGGGAGAAGGAAAAGCGTTTCCTGTCAATGTTATTATTAAAGGAGATAAAGAGTTAACAAAGGCGGATGTTATTCCTTATTTAGGAAATATAAGCAAAGCAATTGAAAAAGTGGATCACGTGGATTCTGTTATGACTATCACACAGCCTACCGGAGAAAAGATTGATGATTTATATGTTAATTCACAGCTAGGCTCTGTATCAGACGGAATCAAAGATGCTGTTAAAGGAATCGGAGATGTACAAAAAGGATTAAGTGATGTTGAAAAAGGGCTAAATCAAATAGCTGACCAAACGGGTTCTGCTTCTAAAGAGAAATCTAGCGGGTCGCTTGCACCTGCTGCAGATGGATTAGCTCAAATTAATCAACAGCTGCAGCTCATCAGCACTCAGCTCTCTACAACAGGAAATGTGCAGCAAGCGGTTCCGCAGCTTGTTGCAATCAGTAAACAGCTTACTACCATTCAAACCGGTCTCCAACAAGCAAATAAGAATCTTTCAGCTCAGCAAGGTCAAGTTGGAACGTTATCAGACAGTATCAACCAGTTAGCAAAAGGCGTTAACAGTGCGAATGACGGACTGACGAAGATCTCAGATGGCTTAACAAAAGCAACAGATATGCTTGATAACATGAGTGACAGCTCAACAGTTAGAGATACGGGTATTTACCTTCCAGCAGAAGTGATGAAAGATAAAGGGTTTAAACAATCCATCGATAACTATTCTTTTGCAGATGGAAAAGGAGTTAAGCTCAGTGTAGTGCTCGATCAAAATCCATATTCTGAAGAAGCCATTTCAACCGTAAAAAATATTGAAAAAGCGGTGGCAAGCGAAGTCGTTGATACGCCGTTTGAGGATACAGAAATTGTGTACGGAGGGGTATCGAGCTCAAATGCGGATTTAAAAGATTTATCTACAACGGATCTTTCACGCACAATGGTTATTATGATGATTGGATTGTTTATTGTGCTGACCATTTTATTCCGTTCAATGATCATGCCTGTATACATGATTGCTTCACTGCTGCTTACGTATTATACAGCAATGGGGATCTCAGAGCTTCTATTCGTGGATATAATGGGGAATGACGGAATCAGCTGGGCTGTGCCATTCTTTAGTTTTGTTATTTTAGTTGCCCTTGGAATTGACTATTCTATTTTCTTGTTAGACCGTTTTAACGAAGAAGTAAAAAGCGGCGTAGCAGAAGGGATGGTTACGTCCATGAGTAAGATGGGATCGGTTATTATTACTGCTGCTATTATCTTAGCTGGAACGTTTGGGGCTATGATGCCATCGGGTGTATTAACACTTGTTCATGTAGCAACGGTTGTTATTATTGGTCTTTTACTTTATGGCCTTGTCATTCTTCCGCTTCTTATGCCAGCGATTGTCGTAACGCTTGGAGAAGGAAATTGGTGGCCGTTTCTTCCGAAAAAAGAAAAACACAAAGTAGAAGAATAATTTGTATATGATAGCTGTATCAAAAATTAGATATCTGTTAGGAAATAGTGATACGCCTGTATAGCATTAAACATTATATAGGGTGAAAATGAAGGATAGATGAGCGTCATAAGACTGCTCTATCTATCCTTTTTGTATGATTGGAAAACGTGAGTATAGTTTAAAAGCACAATCAAGCAGGTGCTGTTATAAATACACCTAGTCGAATAAAAGACCTACCATCAGGAAAACCTATAGTCAAAAACATGAGGGAGGTTTTTTTATGAAATTTGTAAATTTCTTAGCTAATCAGCGAGACAAACGACGGGAACAAATGCGCGAAGCAGGAACATGTCCAGATTGCTTAGGTAAACGATTCCACCATATTGGACTTTATTTTGTGCATGTTTATGAGTGTCCAAGCTGTCAAGGCAAAGAAGATATGTAATAAAATCTTCAGAAATAAGGCAAAGGCAGTCTTTATGCAGATTATGATGTGAAACCTTCTTATTTTAGAGAAGGTTTTTATTTTTTTGAAGGTGAACGGTTGCTTGTATGTTTTGTGTTAGCAACCTTTACATATTTATTTTCTGTCTAACTAGATTCGATTAGTATAGTTATTAAGTTACTTTAATGTCTCAAGTTAACAATTTAAATAAAAAGGAGGAAAGAATTAAGGATTAAGGAAAAAGAGACGCGTAACTTGCAATCATGTATCTCAAACTTTAAATATAAGGAGCTGAGGTGAGATGACAATGTTACATTTAGATAAAGTATATAAAATATATGATAAAAAAAATATCGCCGTAAATGATTTTAACCTTCAGATTGGAGAGAAAGAATTTGTTGTATTTGTTGGACCTTCAGGCTGTGGTAAATCTACTACGCTGCGAATGGTTGCAGGTCTAGAAACGATTTCAAAAGGTGATTTTTACATTGATGGAGATCATATGAACGAAGTAGCTCCAAAAGATCGTGACATTGCTATGGTCTTTCAAAATTATGCTCTTTACCCTCATATGACTGTTCGAGAAAATATGGCATTTGGTTTGAAGTTAAAAAAAATAAAGAAAGACGAAATTGATAGACGGGTAAATGAAGCAGCCAAAACATTAGGTCTAGAAACATATTTAGATAGAAAGCCAAAAGCTTTATCCGGAGGGCAGCGTCAGCGAGTTGCTTTAGGTCGTGCTATTGTTCGGGAAGCAAAAGTTTTCTTAATGGATGAACCATTATCTAATTTGGATGCGAAGCTGCGAGTACAGATGCGTGCTGAGATTATTAAACTGCATCAAAGGCTGCAAACAACAACAATCTATGTGACGCATGATCAAGTGGAAGCTATGACAATGGCTACTCGCCTAGTTGTTATGAAAGACGGGATTATTCAACAGATTGGAACTCCTCAAGATATTTATAGACATCCTAGGAATGTATTTGTAGGCAGTTTTATTGGATCGCCCGCAATGAATTTTTTTCGGGGGTATCTCCAAGGCACTTATTTTATAATGGGCGAAACTAAAATACAGCTTCCTGATTTTCTAATACACGCTTTACATTCTCAAGGTCATAATAAGAAAGAGGTCATAATGGGTGCGCGTCCTGAACACATTGTATATCATAAAGAGGATAGTAAGAGAGAGTTGAACAATGAGTTTTGCTTCACTACGACACTAGATATGATAGAGGTACTAGGTGCTGAAACAATTTTATATGCTAGTTTAGAAAAGCAAACGTTTGTGGCCCGAGTGCCTCTTTTATGTGAGTTTGAAGCAGGGGACAAAGGGGATTTTTCGTTGAATTTAACCTACGTGCATTTTTTTGATGGAGAAACAGAAGAGCGCATTTCTACAAATGTAGATAAAAAAGTTAAATATTCTGATAAATGTATTGACTAGTTAACGTTTGCAGTTTAATATAACAATATATAACATTACATAATGTTGTATATCATATTTTATTTGAGGAGTGGGGAAAATGAGCAGAACAGCAGTGAATGTAAAAAGTGATGTGCAAGCCGTATTAAACGAATTAAAAAGCAAGCAAATTCGTAATGTGTTTTTCGTCGCATGTGGAGGATCTTCTGCGATCATGTATCCAGCTAAGTATGTACTAGATCGAGAAGCTCAACATATTACATCCGATTTGTATAGCTCGAACGAATTTATCCACCGCAATCCGCAGCAGCTAGGAAAAGACTCCTTAGTTATTTTATGTTCTATGTCAGGAACAACTCCTGAGACTACAGAAGCAGCTAAGTTCGCTAAAAGCAAAGGCGCTTATGCTGTAGCCTTAACAAATGAACCTACTTCACCTTTAGCACACAGCGCAGATATTTTTATTAAGTATGAGTGGGGCAATGACATCGATGCTTTTGAAACAAACTTAGGCGTTTTATATCAGCTTGTATTTGGTCTCTTATACGTAGCAGAAAAAAATGATAAATTTGCAAAGTTAGTTACTAGCTTAGAAAATCTACAGTCTGTTTATGAAAAAGCTTTAGAATACGAAGCGAGCAACGCAAGAAAATTTGCTGAATCCCATAAGTCTGAACCGGTTATTTATACAATGGCCAGCGGCTCGAACTATGGAGCAGCCTATTCATTCAGCATCTGTATCTTGATGGAAATGCAGTGGATTCATTCTCACGCTATTCACGCTGGAGAGTATTTCCACGGTCCATTCGAAATTATTGATGAAAACGTACCGTTTATCATCCTAGCTGGACTAGATGAAACGAGACCTTTAGAAGAACGCGCCTTATCATTCTCTAAACGATATGGAAAGAAATTAACTGTTCTAGATGCAAAAGTATATGACTTCGAAGGAATTGATAAAGATGTGCAAGGGTATATCGCTCCTCTTGTATTAAATCGTGTACTGCGTCAGTATGCCGAAGAATTAGCCGAAGCACGCAATCATCCTTTAAGTAAAAGACGCTACATGTGGAAAGTAGAATATTAATAACAATCCCTAATAAAGATAGAAATCTGTATATTTTCCTTACGAGTTATACTATAATGTTATAAAACATTATAGTATAACTTATATATGAAAGCACTTACAATAAGGGGGTTTCTATATGAAAAAGACAAATTTAATCTTAGCCTCACTTTTAAGTTGTTCTTTAATGCTCGGGGGGTGTGCGGGAAAACAAACGTCTTCAGACTCAGACACAGGAAAGACAACGTTAACATTCTTTCACAGATGGCCAAAAGAACCTGAAAAAAGTTACTTTGAAGAAGTTGTAAAAGAATTTGAAAAACAGCACCCTGATATTGATATTAAAACAGAAGCGGTGTTAAACGATTCGTATAAAGACAAAATTAAAGTTATGACAGGTACTAATACCCCTCCTGATGTGTACTTTTCTTGGAGCGATGAGTTTGCTAGACAATTTGTCAGAGGAAACAAAGCCTTAGATTTAACCTCTTATTATAAGAAGGATTCAGCGTGGTCTTCCAAGCTTGTTCAGTCTCAAATTAAACCATATACCGTTAATAAGAAAATTTACGGTGTTCCTGTCACAATGGACGGGAAAATGTTTTTTTACAACAAAGATATCTTCGATAAATTAGGATTAAAAGCGCCTACAAACTGGAACGAGCTACTAAATGTTTTAAGCGTGTTAAAAAAGAAGCATTATACAGCTTTAGAATTTGGAAGCCAGGATACGTGGACCATTTCTCACTACGTAGGAACCTTAAATCAGCGCATGGTAAAGCCTGACGTTCTTTCAAAAGACTATAATTCAAAAACTGGGACATTCACGGATAAAGGCTATGTAAAAGCTCTAGAAAAATTAGAAGAATTAGTTCCTTACTTTAATAAAAATACAAATTCGATTGATCATGAATATGCAAGACAACAATTTTCAAATGGAAAAGCAGCTATGTTTTATGCTGAAACCGCTGAAATTAAGCTTTTCGGTCCAACGAAATTTAAGATTGGCATGTTTAATTTTCCTAAATTAGAGGATGGAAAAGGAAATGCTACTAATTTAACTGGATCACCTGAAGGGTTTATGATTTCTTCTAAAACAAAGCATCCAAAAGAAGCGATGGAATTTCTTGAATTTTTAACATCAAAACAAATGGGTGAAAAGCTAGTAAAAGAAGTAGGGAAATACAGTGCAGTAAATGATACAGCTAACAGCAGTAATTCAACACCGGAGCAATTAGAAGCAGTAGATAATATTTTAAAAGCCAAAGAGATGGCTCCATGGTTTGATATGGCAATCGATGCTCGAATTGCAGATGCTTATTTAACAGGGGCTCAGCTTATGCTAAATGGTGATAAAACACCTAAAGAAGTAATGAAAGATGTGCAAAAAGCTGCAGCGAGTGTTCGTGCTGAATCTAAAAAGTAAGGAAGTGAAAAAGCGATGTTAAAACGCAATAAGCTAACCCCTTATTTATATCTTCTTCCTGCTTTTGCTTTTTTACTACTTGTGTACATCCCTATTTTTCAGAATATTTGGGATAGTCTTTATGAGTGGAGCACATTTTCACCAGACAAAGTTTTTGTAGGAATAGATAATTATGTGCACTTATTTAAAGACCCTGTCTTTTATCAGGCACTCAAAAATAATATTCTTTATGCGGTCATTTCAATTATTTTTCAAGTAGGAGGCGGTCTAATTGTGGCTGCCGTTTTAGAAGATAAACTTATTCGAAGGTTTTCTCCTTTTTTTCGAACGGTTTATTTTTTACCAGTAGTGGTTTCGATGACCGTTATTGCCTTATTGTTTACTTTTTTTTACAATCCTGAAGTGGGGCTTTTAAATCAAATGCTCAAAATGATCGGATTAGACTCATTGGCAAAACCTTGGCTAGGAGATAGTAATACGGCTATTTATGCAGTTATTGCTGTATCTCAGTGGCAGTCTATCGGCTATATTGCCATGCTGTATATTGTAGCGATACAAAAAATCTCACCTGAATTGTATGAAGCAGCTGAAATAGACGGCGCTAATAAATTTAAAATGTTCTTTCATATTACTGTACCGCAAACAAAAGAAATGACATTTGTGGCTGTTATTTTAACGCTCACTGGTGCTTTTACAGTATTTAATGAACCTTATATTTTAACTGGAGGCGGACCGGGTACATCATCTGAAGTGCTAAGTACGTATTTATACAAAACAGCCTTTTCGAAAGATATGATGGGCTATGCTTCCTCAATTGCTACTGTCATTTTAATTATTACGCTGTTGATTTCTCTTATTCAAATGAAAGCATTTAAAACAGGAAAGGAAGACGCTTGATGCAGATGCCTAAAACAAATGTCACCTTACCTAATGTTGTCAATACAGCCACTAAAGAAAGAAAAAAGAAGAGGTACACAGGTGTAACGATAGTATATGTCGGATTGATTGTCTATTTTATCGTCATTGCGTATCCTTTGCTTTGGATGATTATAAGTTCTTTT contains the following coding sequences:
- a CDS encoding ABC transporter ATP-binding protein: MTMLHLDKVYKIYDKKNIAVNDFNLQIGEKEFVVFVGPSGCGKSTTLRMVAGLETISKGDFYIDGDHMNEVAPKDRDIAMVFQNYALYPHMTVRENMAFGLKLKKIKKDEIDRRVNEAAKTLGLETYLDRKPKALSGGQRQRVALGRAIVREAKVFLMDEPLSNLDAKLRVQMRAEIIKLHQRLQTTTIYVTHDQVEAMTMATRLVVMKDGIIQQIGTPQDIYRHPRNVFVGSFIGSPAMNFFRGYLQGTYFIMGETKIQLPDFLIHALHSQGHNKKEVIMGARPEHIVYHKEDSKRELNNEFCFTTTLDMIEVLGAETILYASLEKQTFVARVPLLCEFEAGDKGDFSLNLTYVHFFDGETEERISTNVDKKVKYSDKCID
- a CDS encoding MMPL family transporter; protein product: MKFIVKFKWVIAAFILALTVILMLTSPNLTKLASEKGQSQLPDDAVSSRASQILKNAGEDSNTISMVIKLDNALDKDSEKQIQKIIDKTEKIKGVKDVTTPLTDDQDVRNQLMSKDKKTVLVPVTVSGSDEKVEKIANQIYDSVPKDTTAYVTGASLINQDFAHSSEEGLKKTEFITIFLILGLLLLVFRSVVTPFIPILIVGITYLISQSLLGILVKNVDFPISTFTQTFLVAILFGIGTDYCILLLNRFREELANGHDKAEATITAYRTAGRTLFISGIAVFIGFAAIGFAKFAIFQSAVGVAVGVGVLLVILFTLLPLFMVTLGEKLFWPSKKVASHSDNKLWGFLGKKAVARPFVFLVITAIITVPFIVTYDSKVSFDSTAEISSEYKSIKGLNAISDALGEGKAFPVNVIIKGDKELTKADVIPYLGNISKAIEKVDHVDSVMTITQPTGEKIDDLYVNSQLGSVSDGIKDAVKGIGDVQKGLSDVEKGLNQIADQTGSASKEKSSGSLAPAADGLAQINQQLQLISTQLSTTGNVQQAVPQLVAISKQLTTIQTGLQQANKNLSAQQGQVGTLSDSINQLAKGVNSANDGLTKISDGLTKATDMLDNMSDSSTVRDTGIYLPAEVMKDKGFKQSIDNYSFADGKGVKLSVVLDQNPYSEEAISTVKNIEKAVASEVVDTPFEDTEIVYGGVSSSNADLKDLSTTDLSRTMVIMMIGLFIVLTILFRSMIMPVYMIASLLLTYYTAMGISELLFVDIMGNDGISWAVPFFSFVILVALGIDYSIFLLDRFNEEVKSGVAEGMVTSMSKMGSVIITAAIILAGTFGAMMPSGVLTLVHVATVVIIGLLLYGLVILPLLMPAIVVTLGEGNWWPFLPKKEKHKVEE
- a CDS encoding carbohydrate ABC transporter permease; this encodes MLKRNKLTPYLYLLPAFAFLLLVYIPIFQNIWDSLYEWSTFSPDKVFVGIDNYVHLFKDPVFYQALKNNILYAVISIIFQVGGGLIVAAVLEDKLIRRFSPFFRTVYFLPVVVSMTVIALLFTFFYNPEVGLLNQMLKMIGLDSLAKPWLGDSNTAIYAVIAVSQWQSIGYIAMLYIVAIQKISPELYEAAEIDGANKFKMFFHITVPQTKEMTFVAVILTLTGAFTVFNEPYILTGGGPGTSSEVLSTYLYKTAFSKDMMGYASSIATVILIITLLISLIQMKAFKTGKEDA
- a CDS encoding MarR family winged helix-turn-helix transcriptional regulator, producing the protein MTKSKLYQAVELFEEVLFVGTEVIHRELSHNLFEHVSRQQFDLLNSLMIKGPSSPGSLAVLQGVHKSAISNRIKKLLEKGLVEWDTNELESDKRSKLIKITAEGEKVINDGNAACFSIIENLFDDVEEEKIDTFIEILTMAKEKLTIKGESKK
- a CDS encoding SIS domain-containing protein, encoding MSRTAVNVKSDVQAVLNELKSKQIRNVFFVACGGSSAIMYPAKYVLDREAQHITSDLYSSNEFIHRNPQQLGKDSLVILCSMSGTTPETTEAAKFAKSKGAYAVALTNEPTSPLAHSADIFIKYEWGNDIDAFETNLGVLYQLVFGLLYVAEKNDKFAKLVTSLENLQSVYEKALEYEASNARKFAESHKSEPVIYTMASGSNYGAAYSFSICILMEMQWIHSHAIHAGEYFHGPFEIIDENVPFIILAGLDETRPLEERALSFSKRYGKKLTVLDAKVYDFEGIDKDVQGYIAPLVLNRVLRQYAEELAEARNHPLSKRRYMWKVEY
- a CDS encoding ABC transporter substrate-binding protein, yielding MKKTNLILASLLSCSLMLGGCAGKQTSSDSDTGKTTLTFFHRWPKEPEKSYFEEVVKEFEKQHPDIDIKTEAVLNDSYKDKIKVMTGTNTPPDVYFSWSDEFARQFVRGNKALDLTSYYKKDSAWSSKLVQSQIKPYTVNKKIYGVPVTMDGKMFFYNKDIFDKLGLKAPTNWNELLNVLSVLKKKHYTALEFGSQDTWTISHYVGTLNQRMVKPDVLSKDYNSKTGTFTDKGYVKALEKLEELVPYFNKNTNSIDHEYARQQFSNGKAAMFYAETAEIKLFGPTKFKIGMFNFPKLEDGKGNATNLTGSPEGFMISSKTKHPKEAMEFLEFLTSKQMGEKLVKEVGKYSAVNDTANSSNSTPEQLEAVDNILKAKEMAPWFDMAIDARIADAYLTGAQLMLNGDKTPKEVMKDVQKAAASVRAESKK